A window of the Candidatus Amarolinea dominans genome harbors these coding sequences:
- a CDS encoding AAA family ATPase: protein MITRLTLHNFKSIGTQTYEFTQFDLLVGRNNSGKSTVLQALAIWQFCVDEFHRSKRTGSKGIQVVLPNFTALPVPEFNLLWKDRTDRHWPLVNGAKKQEYILIGIRVEWRRATGETDSFGVQLRYHSPQAIYAIPGDGWAKFRTLEQQGDLPTIVYVPPFSGLETAEKRVDIAPFRQQVGKGQPGSVLRNLLLRVCPSPPREEDGRAAKGYTPPADWQEVADVIKRWFSVTIHEPQYDLVKDVNITVQYQQNGKDYDIIAQGSGFHQTLTLLAFLYGYHPTTILLDEPDAHLHVNLQREILDYFKRKSLERNIQFLIATHAEEFVRGVDPSQIVSLLNQVPTRPQSAPNVLRAMAEVSNEEIMRLMTSPYILYVEGESDERILRAWASQCGAQDAVGKVCFKAMSGGSKKDMKVKADEHFAALQQIIPGVARLMLFDYDSSENAFHPDPNNPALAEWKRKNIENYLLVSDAWKRAALKQLNIGEGELFALPVLGIIDEFFTGQNLTLPPGRNWRSITANVFSVVDGKRILFENDDSLFHQLRNAKQAAQLLREQVAAIMTIAEIHEDVHRFFSKLVALTKPVG from the coding sequence ATGATCACCAGGTTGACGCTTCACAATTTCAAGAGCATCGGTACACAGACTTACGAGTTCACTCAGTTCGATCTTCTGGTTGGGCGCAATAATAGCGGAAAGAGCACCGTGCTCCAAGCACTGGCCATCTGGCAGTTCTGCGTGGACGAATTTCATCGCTCAAAGCGCACCGGCTCCAAGGGGATTCAGGTCGTGTTGCCTAACTTCACCGCGCTACCGGTGCCGGAGTTCAACCTGTTGTGGAAGGATAGAACGGATCGTCACTGGCCCTTAGTCAACGGCGCCAAGAAACAGGAATACATCTTGATCGGGATTCGTGTCGAATGGCGACGAGCGACAGGCGAGACCGATTCGTTTGGTGTGCAATTACGCTATCACTCGCCACAGGCGATCTACGCGATTCCTGGCGATGGTTGGGCGAAATTCCGTACGCTTGAGCAGCAGGGCGATCTGCCAACAATCGTCTATGTGCCGCCATTTTCTGGCCTGGAGACTGCGGAGAAGCGGGTGGACATTGCTCCTTTTCGCCAACAGGTAGGCAAAGGCCAACCCGGCAGTGTGCTGCGCAATTTGCTCCTGCGGGTGTGCCCCTCGCCTCCCCGTGAGGAGGACGGGCGGGCTGCCAAAGGCTATACACCGCCTGCGGACTGGCAAGAGGTGGCTGACGTTATCAAGCGTTGGTTCTCTGTCACGATTCATGAGCCACAATACGACTTAGTCAAGGATGTCAACATCACCGTCCAGTACCAACAAAACGGCAAGGACTACGACATCATCGCCCAGGGCAGCGGCTTCCATCAGACCTTGACATTGTTGGCGTTTCTGTACGGCTACCATCCGACAACTATCCTGCTCGACGAACCGGATGCTCACCTGCACGTCAATCTACAACGCGAGATTCTGGATTACTTCAAGCGGAAATCTCTTGAGCGCAACATTCAGTTCTTGATCGCCACACACGCAGAGGAGTTCGTACGTGGTGTAGACCCCAGCCAGATCGTTTCCCTGCTAAATCAAGTGCCCACCCGTCCTCAATCCGCGCCGAATGTGCTGCGGGCAATGGCGGAAGTGTCCAATGAAGAGATCATGCGCCTGATGACATCGCCTTACATTCTCTATGTTGAAGGAGAAAGCGATGAGCGCATTCTGCGCGCGTGGGCATCGCAATGTGGCGCGCAGGATGCTGTGGGAAAAGTCTGTTTCAAAGCGATGAGTGGTGGCAGCAAGAAGGACATGAAAGTCAAGGCGGACGAGCATTTCGCCGCACTGCAGCAGATCATTCCAGGGGTTGCAAGGCTGATGCTCTTCGACTATGACAGCAGCGAGAATGCTTTCCACCCTGATCCGAACAACCCCGCGTTGGCTGAGTGGAAGCGCAAGAACATCGAGAACTACCTGTTGGTTTCGGATGCCTGGAAGCGTGCCGCACTGAAGCAACTGAATATCGGTGAGGGCGAGCTCTTTGCGCTGCCGGTGCTGGGCATCATTGATGAATTCTTTACCGGGCAGAACCTGACCTTGCCACCAGGTAGGAACTGGCGCAGTATCACTGCAAACGTGTTTAGCGTGGTAGATGGTAAGCGCATTTTGTTCGAGAACGACGATTCGCTGTTTCACCAGTTAAGAAATGCTAAGCAGGCCGCGCAGCTGCTTCGCGAACAAGTGGCCGCAATTATGACCATCGCCGAAATCCACGAGGATGTGCATAGGTTCTTCAGCAAACTAGTTGCACTGACCAAACCTGTGGGGTGA
- a CDS encoding acetyl-CoA C-acyltransferase, whose product MKEAVIVAAARTAVGKSGKGSLRTTRPDDLAARVIQDVLRQAPAVEASQIEDVILGCAMPEAEQGMNVARIAAMRAGLPHDVAGQTVNRFCSSGLQTIALASQQIMTGMGKAILAGGVESMSMVPMSSNKFMANPWLASNHPAAYTSMGITAENVARQFKITRADQDAFALRSHQRATAAIQGGRFRDEITPVPVEIVEVEMGTCKRLTRSFVFDTDEGPRGDSTLEALAKLRPVFHVKGTVTAGNSSQTSDGAAVVLVMEREEAERLGLKPLVRFVGFAVGGVPPEVMGIGPIAAIPKVLKLTGLNLEDMDLIELNEAFAAQSLAVVRELGIDENKVNVNGGAIALGHPLGCSGAKLTVQIIHEMQRRGSRYGMVTMCIGGGMGAAGIFENLQ is encoded by the coding sequence ATGAAAGAAGCAGTCATTGTGGCGGCCGCGCGCACGGCAGTGGGAAAATCGGGCAAAGGGTCGCTACGCACCACACGACCGGACGACCTGGCCGCGCGGGTGATCCAGGACGTGCTGAGACAGGCGCCGGCCGTCGAAGCGTCGCAGATTGAGGATGTGATCCTGGGCTGCGCGATGCCAGAAGCGGAGCAGGGCATGAACGTGGCGCGCATCGCGGCGATGCGGGCCGGACTGCCGCACGATGTGGCCGGACAGACCGTCAACCGCTTCTGCTCGTCGGGTTTGCAGACCATTGCCCTCGCCAGTCAGCAGATCATGACCGGTATGGGCAAGGCCATTCTGGCCGGCGGCGTGGAGAGCATGAGCATGGTGCCGATGAGCAGCAACAAGTTCATGGCGAACCCGTGGCTGGCGAGCAATCATCCCGCGGCCTACACCAGCATGGGCATTACCGCGGAAAACGTGGCGCGCCAGTTCAAGATCACGCGCGCGGATCAGGATGCGTTCGCGCTGCGCTCGCATCAACGGGCGACGGCCGCGATTCAGGGCGGCAGGTTCAGGGATGAAATCACGCCGGTGCCGGTCGAGATCGTCGAGGTCGAGATGGGAACGTGCAAGCGCCTGACACGCAGCTTTGTTTTCGACACGGATGAGGGGCCGCGCGGCGACAGCACGTTGGAGGCGTTGGCCAAGCTCAGGCCGGTTTTCCATGTCAAGGGGACGGTGACGGCGGGCAACTCCAGCCAGACGAGCGACGGCGCGGCGGTGGTGCTGGTGATGGAACGGGAGGAGGCGGAGCGCCTGGGCCTGAAGCCGCTGGTGCGCTTTGTGGGCTTTGCAGTGGGCGGCGTGCCGCCGGAGGTGATGGGCATCGGTCCCATCGCGGCCATTCCCAAGGTGCTGAAGTTGACCGGACTCAACCTGGAGGACATGGATCTCATCGAACTGAACGAAGCCTTTGCCGCGCAGTCGCTGGCAGTGGTGCGGGAGCTGGGCATTGACGAGAACAAGGTCAATGTCAACGGCGGTGCGATTGCGCTGGGGCATCCCCTGGGCTGCAGCGGCGCCAAGCTGACGGTGCAGATCATCCACGAGATGCAGCGCCGCGGCAGCCGCTATGGCATGGTGACGATGTGCATCGGCGGCGGCATGGGCGCAGCCGGCATTTTCGAGAATCTTCAGTAA
- a CDS encoding SCP2 sterol-binding domain-containing protein, whose translation MEEKLRGMMASMPTAFIPEAAEGVEATIQYHLTGEGASDWGIHIADGACTVNEGLLENPTLTLTMDSQDYVDMIAGRLNGMSAFMSGKLQLDGDIMLATRLFTMFKMGR comes from the coding sequence ATGGAAGAAAAACTACGTGGCATGATGGCTTCGATGCCGACGGCATTCATTCCGGAGGCCGCTGAGGGGGTTGAGGCGACCATTCAGTATCACCTGACCGGCGAGGGCGCCAGCGATTGGGGCATTCACATCGCGGATGGCGCGTGTACCGTCAATGAGGGCCTGCTGGAGAACCCGACGTTGACGCTGACGATGGACAGCCAGGACTATGTGGATATGATCGCCGGTCGCCTGAACGGCATGAGCGCGTTCATGAGCGGCAAGCTGCAGCTCGATGGTGACATCATGCTGGCCACGCGGCTGTTCACGATGTTCAAGATGGGCAGGTAA
- a CDS encoding enoyl-CoA hydratase/isomerase family protein, translated as MSYEINRAVVIGAGTMGAAIAGHLANAGIPVTLLDIVPPDLKPAEMTNPKARNRIVQAGFDRLVKTKPDNLFSSETANLIKLGNLEDDFEAAVSTADWIIEVIVEKLEMKRALMARIDAVRRKPGEDNRAGSLVTSNTSGLPIHAIAEGCSLDFRQHFMGTHFFNPPRYMKLIEVIPTPDSLPGAVEFITHFCARTLGKGVVVCKDTPNFIANRIGQIAASYTIDYGLANGYTVEEVDALTGELIGRPKMGTFRLADLAGIDVAYYVSKNLYGLLPDDPEREVLASTRLVTLFEGMLSRNWLGNKTNQGFYKQVTGAGGVKEFWHLDPTTFEYLQPQKPRWKSVGEQRSKPLAERLRALAAADDRAGQLIWFVLSRTLAYAANQVPEISETVEAVDQALRWGFNWELGPFEIWDALGVPETVKRMEADGLKVAPWVKQMVARGHRHFYSREGDYLFHYRPLRRQFEADDLDENLVSLAMWKERRHHRLIERNPSASLLDMGDGVLLVEFHSKMNALDDDVTKMIELGMDRLRTDYEGMVIGNQGEQFCVGANLAAIGMGAQMKQWGQLELAVSRLQETLQRIRRANKPVVTVPFGLALGGGAEVAMAGDRVVAAAETYMGLVEVGVGLVPAGGGCKEIVRRLISPHMKVDNPFPGPWLQNAFMTIGQARVSTSAEEARSIGFLSPDDVVVMNKDYLLAEAKREVLAMASAGYKADHPVRNCYAAGRDALANLMIGIHLMQEGGFISAYDAHVGRKLAYVLCGGDISQPQWVDEKYFLDLEREAFLSLLGEPKTLERIFHMLQTGKPLRN; from the coding sequence ATGTCTTATGAAATCAACCGCGCGGTCGTCATTGGCGCCGGCACCATGGGCGCCGCCATCGCCGGCCACCTGGCGAACGCGGGCATTCCTGTCACGCTGTTGGACATTGTGCCGCCGGACCTGAAGCCGGCGGAGATGACCAACCCCAAAGCACGTAACCGGATTGTGCAGGCCGGCTTCGACCGCCTGGTGAAAACAAAACCCGATAACCTGTTTTCGTCTGAAACCGCCAACCTGATCAAGTTGGGCAACCTGGAAGATGACTTCGAGGCCGCGGTCTCCACGGCCGACTGGATCATCGAGGTGATCGTAGAAAAGCTGGAGATGAAGCGGGCCTTGATGGCGCGCATTGATGCCGTGCGCCGTAAGCCGGGCGAGGACAATCGCGCCGGCAGCCTGGTGACCAGCAACACCTCTGGCTTGCCCATCCATGCCATTGCCGAAGGGTGCAGCCTGGACTTCCGCCAGCACTTCATGGGCACGCACTTCTTCAATCCGCCGCGCTACATGAAACTGATCGAAGTGATTCCGACGCCCGATTCCCTGCCCGGCGCGGTGGAGTTCATCACGCACTTTTGCGCGCGCACCCTGGGCAAAGGGGTGGTGGTGTGCAAAGACACGCCCAACTTCATTGCCAACCGCATCGGGCAGATCGCGGCGTCCTACACCATTGACTACGGGCTGGCCAACGGCTACACGGTGGAAGAAGTGGACGCGCTGACGGGTGAACTGATCGGCCGGCCGAAGATGGGGACGTTTCGCCTGGCGGACCTGGCCGGCATTGATGTGGCCTATTATGTGAGCAAGAATTTATACGGGCTGCTGCCGGACGATCCGGAGCGAGAGGTGCTGGCTTCGACGCGCCTGGTGACGCTGTTCGAGGGGATGTTGAGCCGCAACTGGCTGGGCAACAAGACCAACCAGGGCTTCTACAAGCAGGTGACGGGCGCGGGGGGCGTGAAGGAGTTCTGGCACCTCGATCCGACAACCTTTGAGTACCTGCAGCCGCAGAAGCCGCGCTGGAAGAGTGTGGGCGAACAGCGCTCGAAACCGCTGGCGGAACGCCTGCGCGCCCTGGCCGCGGCGGACGACCGCGCCGGCCAGCTCATCTGGTTCGTTCTCAGCCGCACGTTGGCCTACGCGGCCAACCAGGTGCCGGAGATCAGCGAGACGGTAGAAGCGGTGGACCAGGCGCTGCGCTGGGGTTTCAACTGGGAACTGGGGCCGTTCGAGATTTGGGACGCCCTGGGGGTGCCAGAGACCGTCAAGCGCATGGAGGCGGACGGGCTGAAGGTGGCGCCGTGGGTCAAGCAGATGGTGGCGCGCGGGCATCGCCACTTCTACTCACGCGAAGGCGACTATCTGTTCCACTACCGGCCCCTGCGGCGCCAGTTCGAGGCGGATGACCTGGACGAGAACCTGGTTTCGCTGGCGATGTGGAAGGAGCGCCGGCATCACCGCCTGATCGAGCGCAACCCAAGCGCCAGTCTGCTGGATATGGGCGACGGGGTGCTGCTGGTGGAGTTTCACTCCAAGATGAATGCGCTGGACGACGACGTCACCAAGATGATTGAGCTGGGCATGGACCGCCTGCGCACCGACTATGAAGGCATGGTGATCGGCAACCAGGGCGAGCAGTTCTGTGTGGGCGCCAACCTGGCCGCGATCGGCATGGGCGCGCAGATGAAGCAGTGGGGGCAACTGGAGCTGGCCGTCAGCCGGCTGCAAGAGACGCTGCAACGAATACGCCGAGCCAACAAGCCGGTGGTGACGGTGCCTTTTGGGCTGGCGTTGGGCGGCGGCGCGGAAGTCGCCATGGCCGGCGACCGCGTGGTGGCCGCGGCCGAGACCTACATGGGCCTGGTGGAAGTGGGTGTGGGCCTGGTCCCGGCCGGCGGCGGCTGCAAAGAGATCGTGCGACGACTGATATCGCCACACATGAAGGTGGACAATCCGTTCCCCGGCCCCTGGCTGCAGAACGCGTTCATGACCATTGGGCAGGCGCGCGTGAGCACGAGCGCCGAAGAAGCGCGCAGCATTGGCTTCCTCAGCCCGGACGATGTGGTGGTGATGAACAAGGATTATCTGCTGGCCGAAGCCAAGCGCGAAGTGCTGGCGATGGCGTCGGCCGGTTACAAGGCGGACCATCCCGTGCGCAACTGCTATGCGGCAGGGCGCGACGCGCTGGCTAACCTGATGATCGGCATCCACCTGATGCAGGAGGGCGGTTTCATCAGCGCGTACGATGCGCATGTGGGGCGCAAGTTGGCCTATGTCCTGTGCGGCGGCGACATCAGCCAGCCGCAGTGGGTGGATGAGAAATACTTCCTGGACCTGGAACGTGAAGCGTTCTTGTCCCTGTTGGGTGAACCGAAGACGCTGGAGCGCATTTTCCATATGTTGCAGACGGGCAAGCCGCTGCGCAACTAG
- a CDS encoding PD40 domain-containing protein, translated as MDPARLGRLWTRRLSRLLVLLLVASSALFLTACAKALPDGLGAIAWMASTGQNYDIWLLEDAGAAPRQLTATTDLLEGAPAWSPEHRRLAVQGFRQSGAALYLLEVTDALAEPQAIDSGASLDQSDSEPTWSPDGARLAFVSDRTGSRTIFVINRDGSGLRGLLTGNAAAAQDEGGPDWSPDGRQIVFHRFASGEPYANIFVVDAEGGEARPLTTIRARNIEPAWSPDGGRIAFMSDRDDGEFELYVMAANGREQYRLTRNSFPDELPAWSPDGAWLVYTAQPDSLGDYDLYALEVDGDRAPRVVVKRPGDDRWPAWR; from the coding sequence ATGGACCCTGCACGTTTGGGCCGGTTGTGGACGCGGCGCCTCTCGCGTCTGCTCGTTCTTCTGCTGGTCGCTTCTTCCGCCCTCTTCCTCACGGCTTGCGCCAAGGCACTACCCGACGGGTTGGGCGCCATCGCCTGGATGGCGAGCACCGGTCAAAACTATGACATCTGGCTGCTGGAGGATGCCGGCGCCGCGCCGCGTCAACTCACGGCCACGACCGACCTGCTGGAAGGCGCGCCAGCCTGGTCGCCTGAGCACAGGCGGCTGGCGGTGCAGGGTTTTCGCCAGAGCGGCGCGGCGCTTTATCTGCTGGAGGTCACAGACGCTCTTGCCGAGCCGCAGGCCATTGATTCAGGCGCCAGCCTCGATCAGTCAGACAGCGAACCAACCTGGAGTCCCGACGGCGCCCGCCTGGCCTTCGTGTCGGACCGCACGGGCAGCCGCACGATCTTTGTCATCAACCGCGATGGGAGTGGATTGCGCGGCCTGTTGACCGGCAACGCCGCGGCGGCCCAGGACGAAGGCGGCCCCGACTGGTCGCCGGATGGCAGACAGATTGTATTTCATCGCTTCGCCAGCGGCGAACCGTACGCCAACATCTTTGTCGTTGACGCGGAGGGCGGTGAAGCCCGACCGCTGACCACGATCCGGGCGCGCAATATCGAGCCGGCGTGGAGTCCTGACGGTGGGCGCATCGCGTTCATGTCGGATCGGGACGATGGGGAGTTCGAGCTGTACGTGATGGCCGCGAACGGGCGCGAGCAGTACCGGTTGACGCGCAACAGCTTCCCGGATGAACTGCCGGCTTGGTCGCCCGACGGGGCCTGGCTGGTGTACACCGCGCAGCCCGACAGCCTGGGCGATTATGATCTCTACGCGCTGGAGGTGGACGGCGATCGCGCCCCGCGCGTGGTGGTCAAACGACCGGGGGATGATCGCTGGCCGGCGTGGAGGTAG